A stretch of the Tardiphaga sp. 709 genome encodes the following:
- a CDS encoding TRAP transporter large permease subunit — MAHAQQIETRVEPAQLRAGWPRWVARANTALFTFTAVPAALLVLAEIGILFAGIVGRYVFHTPLIWSDELAGILFLWLAMLGSVLAFQRNEHMRMTAIVSKLDPDMRAFLDTVAVSASLAFLVLVIHPAYEFAADEVYVRTPALDIVNTWRAAALPVGMGLMLLVALLRLASVADWRRVLMAVALVAVIITALALLGPVLKPLGNLNLLIFFVFLVGAMVFAAVPIAFAFGLATVGYLTLTTGTPDVVVMGRMDEGMSHLILLAVPLFVFLGLLIEMTGMARAMVGFLASLLGHVHGGLHYVLVGAMYLVSGISGSKAADMAAVAPVLFPEMKKRGAKPGDLVALLSATGAQTETIPPSLVLITIGSVTGVSISALFTGGLLPGIVLAIMLCAVVWWRYRGEDLSQVERATKRQIGLAFVIAIPAIALPFVIRAAVVKGVATATEVSTIGIVYSALAGLLIYRQFAWRRLYPMLIDTAALSGAILLIIGAATGMAWALTQSGFSSSLATFMTGLPGGVPVFLAVTIVAFVILGSVLEGIPAIVLFGPLLFPIARQVGVHEVHYAMVVILAMGIGLFAPPFGVGYYAACAISRINPDEGMKPIIGYMLALLIGTLIVAAVPWISIGFL; from the coding sequence ATGGCGCACGCGCAGCAGATTGAAACCCGCGTGGAGCCGGCGCAACTTCGCGCCGGCTGGCCGCGCTGGGTCGCCCGCGCCAACACGGCGCTGTTCACATTCACCGCAGTACCAGCAGCGCTGCTGGTGCTGGCGGAAATCGGCATCCTATTTGCCGGGATCGTCGGGCGCTACGTCTTCCATACGCCGTTGATCTGGTCGGACGAGTTGGCCGGCATCCTCTTTCTCTGGCTCGCGATGCTGGGATCGGTGCTCGCCTTCCAGCGCAACGAGCACATGCGGATGACTGCCATCGTCAGCAAGCTCGATCCGGACATGCGGGCCTTTCTTGACACGGTCGCCGTTTCTGCATCGCTCGCATTCCTGGTGCTGGTCATTCATCCCGCCTACGAGTTTGCCGCCGACGAGGTCTATGTCAGAACGCCCGCGCTCGACATCGTCAATACATGGCGGGCTGCGGCGCTGCCGGTGGGCATGGGGCTGATGTTGCTGGTCGCACTGCTGCGGCTCGCCAGCGTTGCCGACTGGCGGCGCGTGCTGATGGCCGTAGCGCTGGTCGCGGTGATCATCACGGCTCTTGCTTTGCTAGGGCCGGTGCTGAAGCCGCTCGGCAATCTCAACCTGCTCATCTTTTTCGTTTTCCTCGTCGGCGCGATGGTGTTCGCTGCCGTGCCGATCGCCTTCGCCTTCGGTCTTGCGACGGTCGGCTATCTCACCCTGACCACCGGCACGCCGGACGTGGTTGTGATGGGCCGCATGGACGAGGGTATGAGCCATCTGATCCTGCTGGCTGTGCCGCTGTTCGTGTTTCTCGGGTTGCTGATCGAGATGACGGGCATGGCCCGTGCCATGGTGGGCTTCCTCGCCAGTCTTTTGGGACACGTTCATGGCGGCCTGCATTATGTGCTGGTCGGCGCCATGTATCTCGTGTCCGGCATTTCAGGGTCCAAGGCGGCCGACATGGCAGCGGTAGCGCCGGTGCTGTTTCCGGAAATGAAGAAGCGCGGCGCCAAGCCCGGCGATCTTGTCGCCCTGCTGTCGGCAACCGGCGCGCAGACCGAAACGATTCCACCCTCGCTGGTGCTCATTACCATTGGATCGGTGACCGGCGTGTCGATCTCGGCACTGTTCACCGGCGGATTGCTGCCCGGCATCGTACTGGCGATCATGCTCTGCGCGGTGGTTTGGTGGCGCTATCGCGGCGAGGATCTGTCGCAGGTCGAGCGGGCGACGAAGCGCCAGATCGGCCTTGCCTTCGTGATCGCCATTCCAGCCATCGCATTGCCCTTTGTCATTCGCGCCGCGGTGGTTAAGGGCGTCGCAACCGCTACTGAAGTGTCGACCATCGGCATCGTCTACTCGGCTCTGGCGGGCCTGCTGATCTATCGGCAGTTTGCCTGGCGGCGCCTCTATCCGATGCTGATCGACACGGCCGCGCTGTCGGGCGCGATTCTGCTCATCATCGGTGCGGCGACCGGCATGGCATGGGCATTGACCCAATCCGGCTTCTCATCTTCGCTTGCCACGTTCATGACTGGACTGCCCGGCGGCGTCCCCGTCTTCCTCGCCGTCACCATCGTCGCGTTCGTGATCCTCGGCAGCGTGCTGGAAGGCATTCCCGCCATCGTGCTGTTCGGGCCGCTACTATTCCCGATCGCGCGGCAGGTCGGCGTCCATGAGGTCCACTATGCAATGGTCGTCATTCTCGCGATGGGCATCGGCCTGTTCGCTCCGCCATTCGGCGTCGGTTACTATGCCGCCTGCGCCATCAGCCGCATCAACCCCGATGAGGGCATGAAGCCGATTATTGGATACATGCTGGCGTTGCTGATCGGAACACTCATCGTAGCTGCAGTGCCGTGGATCTCGATAGGCTTCCTATGA
- a CDS encoding TRAP transporter substrate-binding protein, producing MTIQKRATISRRNLLMAGAAISFGGILTRPASAAEFTYKLATGQDPTHPVNVRGQEASDRIREATGGRLEIKLFPSNQLGSDTELLTQVRNGGVEFFNQSSSILATFVPAAGIVNTGFAFTNYAAIWQAMDGELGSYIRAQIAKTPIMTVSKVWDNGFRHVTSSGREIKTPDDLKNFKVRVPPAPILTSLFKALQAGPAPINFNEVYSSLQTKVVDGQENPLPIIATAKLYEVQKSCSLTGHVWDGYWILGNKRAFERLPKDVQEIVSREFDRSATDQRGDIAKLSESLRADLTSKGLQFIDVDRAIFRDALAKTSFYSEWKAKFGEEAWSQLEKVSGKLA from the coding sequence ATGACCATTCAAAAGCGTGCCACGATCTCGCGTCGCAACCTGCTGATGGCAGGTGCTGCCATCTCGTTCGGCGGCATTTTGACCCGTCCGGCATCGGCGGCCGAGTTCACCTACAAACTCGCCACCGGGCAGGACCCAACACATCCGGTCAATGTCCGCGGTCAGGAAGCCAGCGATCGAATTCGCGAGGCAACCGGTGGCCGACTGGAGATCAAGCTGTTTCCCAGCAACCAGCTCGGCTCCGACACCGAACTCCTGACCCAGGTGCGCAATGGCGGGGTCGAGTTCTTCAATCAGTCATCGTCGATTCTCGCGACCTTCGTGCCGGCCGCCGGCATCGTCAATACCGGCTTTGCCTTCACCAATTACGCCGCGATCTGGCAGGCGATGGACGGTGAGCTCGGCAGTTATATCCGCGCCCAGATCGCAAAGACGCCGATCATGACGGTGTCCAAGGTGTGGGACAACGGCTTCCGTCACGTCACATCGTCGGGGCGCGAAATCAAGACGCCGGACGACCTCAAGAACTTTAAGGTTCGTGTTCCGCCGGCACCGATCCTGACCTCGCTATTCAAGGCGCTGCAGGCCGGGCCTGCGCCGATTAACTTCAACGAAGTCTATTCGTCGTTGCAGACCAAGGTCGTCGACGGGCAAGAGAACCCGCTGCCCATCATCGCGACAGCCAAGCTATATGAAGTACAGAAATCCTGTAGTCTCACCGGTCATGTCTGGGACGGTTACTGGATTCTCGGCAACAAGCGCGCCTTCGAGCGTCTGCCGAAAGATGTGCAGGAAATCGTCTCGCGTGAATTCGACCGTTCGGCAACCGACCAGCGGGGCGACATAGCGAAACTCAGCGAGTCGCTGCGCGCTGATCTCACGTCGAAGGGGCTGCAATTCATCGACGTCGATCGTGCCATCTTCCGTGATGCCCTGGCCAAGACCAGCTTCTACAGTGAGTGGAAGGCCAAGTTCGGCGAAGAGGCCTGGAGCCAGCTCGAAAAAGTCTCCGGCAAGCTGGCCTGA
- a CDS encoding transketolase family protein, whose product MKSVTTTPSGKPRLTTSAMIASIASEGQRTQSAPFGHALVELARARPEVIGMTADLGKYTDLHIFGKEFPDRYYQMGMAEQLLFGAASGLAAEGFMPFATTYAVFASRRAYDFIHQTIAEENRNVKIVCALPGLTSGYGPSHQAAEDLALFRAMPNMMVIDPCDAHEIEQAVPAIAAHQGPVYMRLLRGQVPLVLDEYDYRFEPGKAKLVRDGRDVLVISSGILTMRALEAAKALADDRIDVGVLHVPTIKPLDTETIIREAGKSGRLVVVAENHTLIGGLGEAVAGVLMRAGVYPTFRQIGLPDEFLDAGALPTLHDRYGISATAVASQIKGWL is encoded by the coding sequence ATGAAATCCGTCACCACGACGCCGTCAGGCAAGCCCCGCCTGACGACCTCCGCCATGATCGCGTCGATCGCGTCCGAGGGGCAGCGGACACAGTCGGCGCCGTTCGGGCACGCGCTGGTCGAACTCGCCCGCGCACGTCCGGAGGTCATCGGCATGACCGCGGATCTCGGCAAATATACTGACCTGCACATCTTCGGAAAGGAATTCCCCGACCGCTACTATCAGATGGGCATGGCCGAACAATTGCTGTTCGGCGCGGCCTCGGGGCTCGCGGCCGAGGGTTTCATGCCGTTCGCGACCACCTATGCGGTATTCGCGTCGCGCCGGGCCTATGATTTCATCCACCAGACCATCGCGGAAGAGAACCGCAACGTGAAGATCGTCTGCGCACTGCCTGGGCTGACGTCCGGCTACGGCCCCAGCCATCAGGCGGCAGAGGATCTGGCGTTGTTCCGGGCGATGCCGAACATGATGGTGATTGATCCTTGCGATGCGCATGAGATCGAACAGGCCGTGCCCGCTATCGCTGCGCATCAGGGGCCGGTCTATATGCGGCTGCTGCGCGGCCAGGTGCCGCTGGTACTTGACGAGTACGACTACCGCTTCGAACCTGGCAAGGCGAAGCTGGTCCGCGACGGCAGGGACGTCCTGGTGATTTCCTCCGGCATCCTGACCATGCGCGCACTGGAGGCAGCCAAGGCACTCGCCGATGACCGCATCGACGTCGGTGTGCTGCATGTCCCGACCATCAAGCCGCTCGATACCGAGACGATTATTCGCGAGGCCGGAAAATCCGGTCGTCTGGTCGTCGTCGCCGAGAACCATACGCTGATTGGCGGACTCGGCGAGGCGGTTGCCGGAGTGCTGATGCGGGCAGGCGTGTATCCGACATTCCGGCAGATCGGACTTCCCGACGAATTCCTCGATGCCGGCGCACTGCCGACACTGCACGACCGCTACGGCATCTCGGCCACCGCCGTGGCGTCGCAGATCAAGGGATGGCTGTAA
- a CDS encoding transketolase — MDTKTLANAPDIAERAYRVRRNALRMGEVQGQGYIAQALDIADVLAVAYFHAMRYRPEDPSWEGRDRFLLSNGHYAIALYAALIEAGIVPEAELETYGFDESRLPMSGMAAYTPGMEMSGGSLGLGLGIAVGRALGLKRKGSDARVYTLFSDGELDEGSVWEAIMSASHFKLDNMIAIVDVNNQQADGPSTQVMAFEPLVEKLEAFGWFVQRIDGNDLDAVVAAFDAAKHHTKPQPRMIVADTLMGKGVPFLEQREKNHFIRVEAHEWQLALKALDAGRSA; from the coding sequence ATGGATACGAAGACACTCGCCAATGCCCCCGATATCGCGGAACGTGCCTATCGGGTGCGCAGGAATGCGCTGCGGATGGGTGAGGTGCAGGGCCAGGGTTACATCGCGCAAGCCCTGGATATCGCCGACGTGCTGGCCGTCGCCTACTTCCATGCGATGCGCTATCGGCCGGAGGATCCATCCTGGGAGGGACGCGACCGCTTCCTGCTGTCGAATGGCCATTACGCCATCGCGCTGTATGCGGCACTGATCGAGGCCGGGATCGTCCCCGAAGCTGAACTTGAGACCTACGGTTTCGATGAAAGTCGGCTGCCGATGTCCGGCATGGCCGCTTATACGCCCGGCATGGAGATGTCGGGCGGATCACTCGGGCTCGGGCTCGGTATCGCCGTCGGCAGAGCCCTCGGGCTCAAGCGCAAAGGCTCAGATGCGCGCGTCTATACGCTGTTTTCCGATGGTGAACTCGACGAGGGCTCGGTCTGGGAGGCCATCATGTCAGCCAGCCATTTCAAGCTCGACAACATGATCGCGATCGTTGACGTCAATAATCAACAGGCCGACGGCCCTTCGACACAGGTCATGGCGTTTGAGCCGCTGGTCGAGAAACTCGAGGCATTCGGCTGGTTCGTACAGCGCATCGATGGCAATGACCTTGATGCCGTCGTGGCTGCCTTTGATGCAGCGAAGCATCACACTAAGCCGCAACCTCGCATGATCGTCGCAGACACCTTGATGGGGAAGGGTGTGCCGTTCCTGGAGCAGCGCGAGAAAAACCACTTTATCCGCGTCGAGGCGCACGAATGGCAACTCGCCTTGAAGGCGCTGGATGCCGGGAGGTCAGCATGA
- a CDS encoding SDR family NAD(P)-dependent oxidoreductase, whose protein sequence is MLLSEKTAVISGAASARGIGRATARLFASQGAKVAILDLDAAGAKSAAEELGPGHVGLGCDVSDPASCRNAAEQAIAAFGKIDILINNAGITQPLKLMDISPENWQRVVDVNMTGVLYLSQAFVPHMRTRRQGTIACMSSVSAQRGGGIFGGPHYSAAKAGVLGLAKAMARELGPDGIRVNSVTPGLIQTDITGGKLTPEMKADIISGIPLQRLGDAVDVANIYLFLASDLSAYVTGAVIDVNGGMLIH, encoded by the coding sequence ATGTTGCTCAGCGAGAAGACCGCCGTGATTTCGGGCGCGGCCAGTGCACGCGGGATCGGTCGGGCCACCGCACGGCTGTTCGCAAGCCAAGGGGCCAAGGTCGCCATCCTCGATCTCGATGCCGCCGGAGCGAAGAGTGCAGCCGAAGAGCTGGGTCCGGGTCATGTCGGCCTGGGCTGCGATGTCAGCGACCCCGCCAGTTGCCGGAATGCGGCCGAGCAGGCCATCGCGGCGTTCGGCAAGATCGATATTTTGATCAACAATGCCGGGATCACTCAGCCGCTGAAGCTGATGGATATTTCACCTGAGAACTGGCAGCGCGTGGTCGATGTCAACATGACCGGCGTGCTCTATCTCAGCCAGGCGTTCGTCCCGCACATGCGCACGCGCCGGCAGGGCACGATTGCCTGCATGTCCTCCGTGTCCGCCCAACGCGGCGGCGGCATTTTCGGCGGCCCGCATTATTCGGCGGCGAAGGCTGGCGTGCTCGGACTCGCCAAGGCGATGGCCCGTGAACTCGGACCGGATGGCATCCGCGTCAACAGCGTGACGCCGGGACTTATCCAGACCGACATCACCGGCGGCAAGCTGACGCCCGAAATGAAGGCCGACATCATCAGCGGGATTCCGCTCCAGCGACTCGGCGACGCCGTGGATGTCGCGAACATCTATCTGTTTTTGGCCTCCGATCTCTCCGCCTACGTCACCGGGGCCGTGATCGACGTCAATGGCGGCATGCTCATTCATTGA
- a CDS encoding LysR substrate-binding domain-containing protein: MLRNLHLTALRAFEAVTRTGSFRLAADDLGLTPSAVSHAIRGLERDLGTVLFEREGRGIRLTPEGETLMRHVERGFGELHLGLGSVAARKPQLLKLHCAPSFAAQWLVPRLRRLLSDCPGLELRLATGTDYTKFLADEFDADIVYGVPPTGDYGSLKQGLIVLPLGTEVVTPLCAPSLAAAIRSPGDLLQQILIESDNKNVRWPAWFAANGLVAPLPNGPRFDRSFMSLSAAADEIGVALESTLLAEREIASGRLVRPLEGVSEDVFYTGHWLVFPRSRRYAPSMVTFIGWLTRELGININLEALEGTPACQIAPPPARAKAP, from the coding sequence ATGCTTCGCAATCTCCACTTGACCGCTCTGCGTGCTTTTGAGGCCGTGACCCGTACCGGATCGTTTCGCTTGGCGGCCGACGATCTGGGACTGACGCCGAGTGCCGTCAGTCATGCCATCCGCGGCCTCGAACGGGACTTAGGAACAGTGCTTTTTGAGCGCGAAGGCCGCGGCATCCGTTTGACGCCGGAGGGCGAGACGTTGATGCGGCATGTCGAGCGCGGCTTTGGCGAGTTGCATCTCGGCCTGGGTAGCGTGGCAGCGAGAAAGCCCCAATTGTTGAAGCTGCATTGCGCACCGAGCTTTGCCGCTCAATGGCTGGTTCCTAGATTACGCAGGCTTCTGTCGGACTGTCCGGGTCTCGAGCTGCGGCTCGCTACCGGCACGGACTATACGAAGTTTCTTGCCGATGAGTTCGATGCAGACATTGTCTACGGCGTCCCGCCGACCGGCGACTATGGATCCTTGAAACAAGGCTTGATCGTGTTGCCGCTTGGAACGGAGGTCGTCACACCACTCTGCGCTCCCTCACTCGCGGCAGCGATCCGCTCACCCGGTGATCTGCTGCAGCAGATATTGATTGAAAGTGACAACAAGAACGTGCGTTGGCCGGCCTGGTTCGCCGCAAACGGGCTTGTCGCGCCACTTCCGAACGGACCGCGCTTTGATCGCAGTTTCATGTCGCTGAGTGCTGCGGCGGATGAGATCGGGGTTGCTCTCGAATCCACCCTGCTGGCCGAGCGTGAGATTGCATCCGGCCGCCTTGTGCGGCCCCTTGAAGGCGTGAGCGAAGACGTCTTCTACACCGGGCACTGGTTGGTCTTCCCGCGGTCACGGCGATATGCGCCATCGATGGTGACCTTCATCGGCTGGCTGACGCGAGAACTCGGCATCAACATAAATCTCGAAGCTCTGGAAGGGACCCCCGCCTGTCAGATCGCGCCGCCTCCAGCGCGCGCCAAGGCGCCCTGA
- a CDS encoding GrlR family regulatory protein has protein sequence MPIANGLYSIRISMDGEDRRRASGIINLQDGALIGGDSFFYYTGTFEAKNGRWRGELMTRQHTDAPGKNLLFGGREVSCGFSGSYADKTAKVEGTALVGKVSVAFRAELQLLLPMRG, from the coding sequence ATGCCGATTGCCAACGGGCTCTATTCGATACGTATCTCGATGGACGGCGAGGATCGTCGCCGAGCCTCTGGCATCATCAACTTGCAGGATGGAGCACTTATCGGAGGCGACAGCTTCTTTTATTACACAGGGACTTTCGAGGCTAAGAACGGTAGATGGCGCGGCGAATTGATGACGCGTCAACACACCGATGCGCCCGGCAAGAACCTCTTGTTTGGTGGACGGGAAGTCAGCTGCGGCTTCTCCGGGTCTTATGCCGACAAAACTGCAAAGGTTGAGGGCACAGCCCTCGTCGGCAAGGTCAGCGTGGCTTTCAGAGCTGAGTTGCAGTTGCTTCTGCCGATGCGGGGCTAA
- a CDS encoding LysE family translocator, translating into MPSVAVFLPFIAIALLLAVTPGPGIFYIAARTLDGGLEEGLSSSAGLGLGGLVHVIGGAVGISALVMASAEAFTVLKIAGAFYLIWLGVKSWRSARNVGPTVVRKTGAGQAFREGILVEALNPKTAAFFLAFIPQFVDPSKPVAIQFILLGLIAVALNTGVDLGVAYWAAKVRSGFTARPTLLVRMRQASGAIMCGLGATLLFARRAA; encoded by the coding sequence ATGCCCAGTGTCGCAGTATTTCTTCCCTTCATCGCCATCGCCTTGTTGCTAGCGGTCACGCCGGGCCCAGGCATTTTCTATATCGCAGCACGAACGCTGGACGGCGGTCTCGAAGAAGGGCTGTCTTCGAGCGCGGGCCTTGGTCTGGGCGGCCTTGTTCATGTCATCGGCGGCGCCGTCGGCATTTCCGCACTAGTCATGGCGAGCGCGGAGGCATTTACCGTTCTGAAGATCGCCGGCGCGTTTTACCTTATCTGGCTTGGGGTGAAATCGTGGCGAAGCGCGCGAAATGTCGGTCCGACCGTGGTGCGGAAAACAGGCGCAGGGCAAGCATTCCGGGAAGGTATTTTGGTCGAGGCGCTCAACCCAAAAACTGCTGCGTTCTTTCTCGCCTTCATTCCGCAATTTGTGGACCCGTCGAAGCCCGTAGCGATACAATTCATTCTCCTCGGGTTGATTGCGGTTGCGCTGAACACCGGAGTCGATCTGGGCGTGGCGTATTGGGCAGCCAAAGTTAGGTCGGGATTCACCGCGCGACCGACACTGCTCGTTAGGATGCGGCAAGCGTCAGGGGCGATCATGTGCGGATTAGGCGCGACGCTTTTGTTTGCGCGCCGCGCCGCCTGA
- a CDS encoding ester cyclase: MTFEDVVLSPQKETIRAFYKDMWDHANVDLIPQIFHEDFTFRGSLGPVLVGHKQFSDYVAWVTGSLQNYTTDILLMVEEGSLVTAKVRFHGIQREPMFGLPATNRHVGWLGAPVFKFEAGKVRDLWVLGDIHGLLGQIRGNDVAPSEFVTSS; the protein is encoded by the coding sequence ATGACATTCGAGGATGTCGTACTCAGCCCGCAAAAAGAGACCATCCGGGCATTTTACAAGGATATGTGGGATCACGCGAACGTCGATCTGATCCCTCAGATATTCCATGAGGATTTCACATTCCGCGGCTCTCTTGGACCCGTGCTGGTGGGCCACAAACAATTTTCCGATTATGTGGCCTGGGTGACCGGCTCCCTGCAGAATTATACAACGGACATCCTGCTGATGGTCGAGGAGGGTAGTCTCGTTACCGCCAAGGTCCGCTTCCACGGCATTCAACGCGAGCCGATGTTTGGTCTCCCGGCGACGAACCGACATGTCGGTTGGCTCGGCGCACCGGTGTTCAAATTTGAAGCGGGAAAGGTGCGCGACCTGTGGGTGCTCGGCGATATACACGGACTGCTTGGCCAGATCCGCGGCAATGACGTTGCGCCGTCAGAATTCGTCACGTCGTCGTAA
- a CDS encoding PLP-dependent aminotransferase family protein, which yields MPRLKSSFALPSLKTLDRTSGRVGHQLAQGLRDAITIGDLKPGERLPSTRTLAISLGLARGTIVEAFEQLKAEGYLEALPRAGTAVVRDLKRVDVPASSGPLQIKPRTSGKMPFNARKFAAAEQLLQPQPGLPFAIAHPADAAAPDATWRRLGNRVRATRAAAPSGYVDPRGLPELRKAISDHVRKVRAVRCTPEQVIITAGTQQGLFLAATVLVGRGDAVWVEDPAYPGITAVLQALDVTTHHVPVDLNGIDVDWAVNACPDARAAFVTPSHQYPIGMPMSMSRRLALLRWAQDSDGWIIEDDYDSELRYSGHPFPSLQGLDPTRVVYLGTMSKVLFSSMRIGYAIVPEPLVAAFAGARAIVDRHSPAADQHVLAAFMDEGHLEAHIRRIRSAYAERRTFLIEAISREFPEWAVLQPSDQGMHLVVWLPKKVDDVKVAGEARSAGIVVRAVSPLYASKKRRSGLMLGFGGFSIKDLDVFAKRLGAILKRHEVD from the coding sequence ATGCCGCGTCTCAAGAGTAGCTTTGCTCTTCCTTCGCTGAAAACTCTGGACCGGACATCCGGTCGGGTGGGACATCAATTGGCCCAAGGCCTTCGCGATGCCATCACGATTGGCGACCTGAAACCGGGCGAGCGATTGCCGTCAACGCGGACGCTCGCCATTTCGCTGGGTCTTGCGCGGGGAACGATCGTCGAGGCGTTCGAGCAGCTCAAGGCCGAAGGCTATCTCGAGGCATTGCCGAGGGCCGGGACCGCTGTGGTGCGAGATTTGAAGCGCGTAGATGTCCCGGCCTCGTCCGGCCCGCTGCAGATCAAGCCGAGAACGAGCGGCAAAATGCCGTTCAATGCCAGGAAATTCGCCGCCGCCGAGCAACTGCTGCAGCCGCAGCCCGGTCTGCCTTTCGCGATCGCGCATCCAGCGGATGCAGCCGCGCCCGATGCGACATGGCGAAGGCTTGGTAACAGAGTTCGAGCAACGCGCGCGGCGGCGCCGAGCGGTTATGTCGATCCGCGTGGCCTTCCGGAACTGCGCAAGGCGATTTCGGATCACGTCCGGAAGGTCAGAGCAGTCCGTTGCACTCCGGAGCAGGTAATCATCACCGCCGGGACGCAGCAGGGACTATTCCTGGCGGCAACGGTTCTGGTGGGGCGCGGCGACGCCGTCTGGGTCGAGGATCCGGCCTATCCGGGCATTACAGCCGTTCTTCAGGCTCTAGATGTCACAACTCATCATGTCCCGGTGGACCTAAACGGGATTGATGTCGATTGGGCGGTGAATGCATGTCCGGACGCAAGGGCCGCGTTCGTTACGCCATCGCATCAGTATCCGATCGGGATGCCCATGAGCATGTCGCGCCGCCTTGCTCTCCTTCGATGGGCACAGGATTCCGACGGCTGGATCATCGAGGACGATTACGACAGCGAACTGCGCTATTCCGGCCACCCGTTTCCATCGCTGCAGGGGCTTGATCCCACACGCGTCGTCTATCTCGGTACGATGAGCAAGGTTCTCTTCTCCTCCATGCGGATTGGCTACGCGATCGTTCCGGAACCACTGGTCGCCGCCTTCGCAGGCGCCCGGGCAATCGTCGATCGCCATTCACCGGCGGCAGATCAGCATGTGCTCGCGGCTTTCATGGACGAAGGACATCTCGAAGCTCATATCCGTAGAATTCGCAGTGCGTATGCTGAACGACGCACATTTCTGATCGAGGCGATCTCACGCGAGTTTCCAGAATGGGCAGTCCTACAGCCGAGTGATCAAGGAATGCATCTCGTCGTCTGGCTGCCAAAGAAAGTCGATGATGTGAAAGTGGCAGGTGAAGCGCGTTCCGCGGGCATCGTCGTACGGGCGGTCTCGCCGCTATATGCATCGAAGAAGCGTCGTTCCGGCCTGATGCTCGGTTTTGGTGGCTTCTCCATAAAAGATCTTGACGTCTTCGCGAAACGATTGGGGGCCATTCTGAAGCGACACGAAGTCGACTAG